The genomic region GCGTAACCCTTGAGTCATAGCATGCCTAATTTTTTGGAGAAGCTTTCTGAGTCTTTAAGGGAAAAAGTTCTTCATATTGTCAGTAAAGAACCTGATTCAATATCTATCTTTCAAGAGGTCTATAACTGTGGGAAAGATTCTCAAGATGAGGATATCGACAATAAGAAGCGCAAACTAACCACCACGGATACGCTGTCAGTTAATGATGAGAATGTTGTGTTTGAATTGCAGGACGTCTCTGTGCTATCTCCCTTACGGAAAAAGCTCACTGTGCTAATAGCAGTTGATGAGAGAGATCAATCACCAATGATCAGCTTcaacaaaaacaacaacGTTGAATATGTGATTAATAACATTAAGCAGTCGGTCAAATTTTCCACCTTTTTGCCCTTtccagaaaagaagaatttggtCTATCTATACATGAACTACGAACGGGATGGGTCAAACGCTGACCCTGTTCTCATTactttgaataaagaacaaataCTAAAGCAGTTCAAGGAGAGAAATCTTCTAAAAGCCGAAGACAGTGATTTCCAGTTATGTGTGGATTATATGAGGCGTCAGGCTATCCTTACTGGATTTAGGATATCTGATCCGTTCTCAAAATCTGTTATGGACTCTCATCATTCCTTTTTTGTCGATTGCCATAGAGGTAGCAAAGAAGGAACCTTGTTCTTTTTACCCGAACACATAATATTCGGTTTCAAAAAGCCTATACTCTTATTTGAATCGAAACAAATAGATGCCATCACATATTCTTCAATCACCAGACTAACTTTTAATGTAACACTAATTACCAAAGATGGGGAAAGGTTCGAGTTTTCCATGATAGATCAGAACAAGTTCAGCGAAATTGACGAATATGTCAAGAAAAAGCAGGTAGAGGACAAGTCTATGAGTGATGAATTAAAGGCCAAAACACCGAAATCTGGACAGACATCCGATCAGTCTGCATTAAAAGAGGCTTTAGAAGAGTCAGGCACATTGGATACAATGAATGGTGAGTCTGATGACGAGGATGACCAAAACTTTGAGGAAGAAAGTGATCTTTCTGACGGAAGTGGTAGtggtgatgatgacgaggatgacgatgatgatgatgacgacgaGGATGATGATAGCATTGAAAAGGGCGATGAcggagaagaagaagaagatgataatgaggaagaagaacaagaggAGGAGGAGAAGGAAGAGCAAGAGCAAGAGCAGAATAGACAAATACTTAACCGGGCATCCCCGAATGCTGCACCTTCTAATCATTTCTCAATGGAAATCGATGAAATACCTGATCTACTTGATGAGAATGGCCTAATCCAAGATATTCCAATTACAATGGACGATGACaacgatgaagaggaagaggagGGATCTGGCGTGGAGTATGATTAAATATATTAATAAAATGCGAACAGTCTAATGTTCAGCTTATTCCTCAAGTATATAGTTACCTAAACTGTCAATCTTCAAGTTACTTACACCATTGGAAATAGCCTCTATAATACGttcattttcttcgtcGCCTTCGCTTTCTGAATCGGAtagttcatcatcagaaatatCGGAAGAATCTGAATAAGCTGAATAATCTGACTCATTCTGCACTTCATAATCGCTGTCGTCTTCATTTTGACGTTCTTTGGTATATTCCTCGTCTCTCATGCTTTGCACAGCTAATTCGAGATCCCGGTCGCCAGGGTGCTTTTTGGTAAAACCTGATGCCTTAAccaattcatcaagattATCACATCTTTCTATATCTCTTTCGAATACTGGGTGCGGGTATTTGAAACCATCACCAAAACCGTCCGTATCTAAAAATGTAGCGTCTTCTTGAGGTTCAtacttcaacttcttcttgaaaaatcttCTTATACAGTCAACATCTCTCTTAAAGTAATAGGCCGCATCCTGATGTTGAATGGAGATACACTGAGGAAAATCAATTACAACGTAGCCCGGATCATCTTCACCTTCAGGCTCATCCTTAATCATAATattgaattcattgaaatcacAATGAATTAGACCATGGTTCGCTAACTTCACTATGAAACACATCAAGTCTGAATATAATTTTGGCAAATTTTTATGTTTTCCTAATCTTCTCATGGGATATCCTCTGATGTGCTCCATTAAGACACAATGTCTTGAGTTGTCAAAAGGTTGCGGAACTTCGAAATTTCTATCGTACAACATTGTCATAAACTGATATTCCTTATTTGCAGCTAGTTTAGATAGATGCATCCATGATGCACTTTGTCCATTCCTTAAATAATCTCTGTTATTCTTAATGGTATGAAAGGACGTTCTACCAAGCCTGTgaattttcaaaactttggATTCACCTGAGCGGTCACTCACTTGATAAATGTCAGATTCCTTTCCGACACCGATAGTAGTTCCAACGGAGTATAAAGTGTCTCTATTTAACATAGACTTTAATGCCAGATAGTCATATCCGTTGTATGTTAATCTATAACCAtcatattttgaatttctcaATTTCGAGACTAAACTTAATTTTGCAAGATCACTGATTGATCTGTTGGTACCACTTGCGGAGCGCATACCAGATATATTGTGTATAAGTTGAGTTGGTACAACTTCATGGTTTCTAGACCCTTGTTCCACAGCTTGCaatactttgaaatcatcTGCGGTCAAATACCGCATATGAGATGTGTCTAATTTCATTATAAAAGACTAGGCGTTGTGTATTCCACCTACTTGTTTGAAACAGTACTGATAATGAGAGTTATCTTTAGCTCAACTAATGGTCGAGTATGTAACTATTGAGTGGTAAGTCGAAGGATTCTTATTGTATATGTtccatctcatctcatcgcatctcatACCTCTGTTTTCGAATTATGTTTCGAGTTACCACCGAGAAAAAAACCCgtaaaagaaacaacattAGTGTGAGGTACGGATGAATATTTTCCTACTAAGCAAAGCGTTAATAATCTTTCCATGACGGCATATGATGCCAGCGATAAGAGTGCAGCTAGTTACAGCATCACAAGCTAATAGTGTAGGTATGAACGTCAAAATAACAGGACATACCAGTGCTGTTTTAAGAAGTTATAAGATTATTTCtgaacattttctttgaagacGAAGCGGCAATGACCTTAGATTCAGGTTTCACTGTTTGGTATGTACACCAAGATCAGAGAATATACAAGAACACACGTTAATTCTTTGGATATCCCATAACTGAATTACTGGAATTTGAAGGCACAAATTAGAAACTTCTAAGCACCAACGCTAGTCATTCTCAATTTCGACAGATTTCGGATTGGATATTGAAGTGGAAACGCAAACTAAAGACGGTATAACGTTTTATTACTTGTATAGATATACAGATTGTTGATTATAAATGGTCATTCGAAACATGTTTTGCTTGTAAAACGTAGAAAATGTGACATTTATACTAATGTTGGAAAATAGATAAGATTGCAAAAGGGACTAGTCTAATGATATGTTGGAATAAAAAGTGGATTGAAAACGATGAACATTTAAATCACTTTTTAACGGGTAGACATAGCCTTGGTGACAGCTCTCTTCAAACCGACTTCAGCCTTTCTCAAATCGTCAGTAGAAGCGTCTTCGATTTGCAAGGTGGAGAAAGCTTCAGCCAAAGCAGCTTCGACCTTAGCCTTAGCATTTCTCTTGATCTTAGCGGACAAGACTGGGTCAGTGACAGTTTGTTCAACAGAGGAGATGTATGATTCCAATCTTTGTCTGGCTTCGTGCTTCTTGGCGAAAGCTTCGTCAGCAGCcttgaattcttcagcTTGGTTGAccatttgttcaatttcttcagaaGACAATCTACCGATAGCGTTGGAGATGGTAATGTTAGCGGACTTACCTGTGGACTTTTCGACGGCAGTGACCTTTAAGATACCGTTGGCGTCAACTTCGAAGATAGCTTCCAAAACTGGTTCACCAGCTGGCATTGGTGGGACACCCTTCAAGTCGAATTCACCCAACAAAGTGTTTTCCTTACAGTTAACACGTTCACCTTGGTAAACTGGGAAAGTAACGGTAGTTTGGTGGTCAGCAACGGTGGTGAAAGTTCTTCTCTTGATGGTTGGGACAGTGGTGTTTCTTGGAACGACAACACCGAAGACATCACCAGCCATACCGACACCCAAAGACAATGGGGCAACatccaacaacaacaagtcCTTGGTTTCGTCAGAGGTGGATTGACCAGTCAAGATAGCACCTTGGACGGCAGCACCGTAAGCAACAGCTTCATCTGGGTTGATagatttttccaattgctTACCTTCGAAGAAGTCAGACAACAACTTTTGGACCTTTGGAATTCTGGTAGAACCACCAACCAAGACGACTTCGTCGATTTGGGACTTGGCGATCTTAGCATCCTTTAGAACTTGTTCAACTGGTTCCAAAGTAGACTTGAATAGAGCAGCGTTGATGTCTTCGAATCTAGCTCTGGTGATGGTAGCTTCAAAGTCTTCACCATCGAACAAAGAGTCAACTTCAACGGTGGTTTGAGCGACAGAAGACAAAGTTCTCTTGGCTCTTTCAGCAGCAGTTCTTAATCTTCTCAAAGCTCTGGCATCACCAGAGATGTCCAAACCggtcttcttcttgaattcaGTCTTGAAATGTTCCAACAAGTTGGTATCGAAATCTTGACCACCCAAGTGAGTGTTACCAGAGGTAGATTTAACAGTGTAAACACCACCAGCAATGTGTAATAGAGAAACATCGAAAGTACCACCACCCAAATCGAAGATCAGGACGTGTCTTTCCTTATCAGACTTACCAGCACCTAGACCGTAAGCAATGGCAGCAGCAGTTGGTTCGTTAATGATTCTCAAGACGTTCAAACCAGCAATGGCACCAGCATCCTTGGTGGCTTGTCTTTGAGCATCGTTGAAGTAAGCTGGGACGGTAACGACAGCCTTTTCGACCTTCTTACCAATCTTAGCTTCAGCAATTTCCTTCATCTTGGTCAAGACCATGGAGGAAATTTCTTGTGGAGAAAAGGTTTTGGTTTCACCCAAATATTCAACTTCAATCAATGGGGCATCGTTGGAGTCGATAACCTTGAATGGCCAGGTCTTCATGTCAGATTGGAcagattcttcatcgaatCTTCTACCAATTAAACGCTTAGCATCGAAGACGGTGTTTTTTGGGTTCAAAGCAGCTTGGTTCTTAGCAGCATCACCGatcaatctttcttctggagTGAAGGCAACGAAGGATGGGGTAACTCTGTTACCTTGTTCGTTGGCAATAATTTCAACGGAATTCTCGTAAGTAGCAACACAAGAGTAAGTTGTACCTAAATCGATACCGATAGCACCTGGGAAAACACCTTCAGCCATTGTTAGAAGTATGAATGTAGCTTGACGATTTGGAGGGGTTTATACAATATTACAGATCAAAACCGCTATGAAAATGTTAACTGTAACTTCTTTAATCCAAGAAACTAAAGTTCACTTTTTATTCAACATTCATAtataaaatgaaaaatttttcactttcaacGATGTGCTTTCCCTCATCACAACTTTAGTATCGAAATACGAAAATACACGCACAAACTCATCGGGCTCATCGCTCATCACCAGGAACtaggtttttttttagttttgtattaaaaaaaagaacagagTCCTCAAAgtgtttctttttcataACACCCAAAACCCACACAGAACACAACCCAAGcttgagaaaaagaaagatccCGGGTAACACCCTTGACTTAGATGAAAGTTTACCAGGCTTTCTGCGAACCGTAGCAGCAAGATTAGCTTCTGCTGGAGGTATCTGGTTTAGAGTGTGAAAAATACACGCCATTTACCAGTACAAAGGCAATTCACTGTCTTTCAGTAATCTAATCGGTAGCAAATGTTTGGATGTTGTTTTGTTGGAACTGCAAATCCAAAACGCCAATTGATTTACACTTAGAGTTCTGATCTTAGGTTTTGTACTCCTCCTCCGTATAATTCAGTAGACTTTTTAACCGTGAACTGGTATCGCTATACATCGGCACAAATTTCTACATTCGACCTGCAGGCTGTGAAATCAGGCAGAATTAACTTAACAACTccattttttgtttgcCCCATGAATGATGAAAGTTTTCTAAAAAAACCTGTTATCCCTAGGGCGCGGTACACTAAACATTCTTAAGTGTTGTTCAATCAAAACAATACATCGATGTACATTCTGTAGTTTACCGTAAATTCTAACTTCTTGAGTTGTATTTCGGGGGTTTTTGAGATCGAAATTGCTTAACCTTTTCTCAATTGGCATAATCTTTATATTGACACCTGCTTCACTTCTGAGAAATTCAATCCTCTGACCTTCATGCCCTATGAGGTAGCTTACTTGCAAACGACTCAAGACCAAACTTTCCTCGGTGGGAGTCACATTCTCagcttctgtttcaatCTGGAAAATATTATCAGTTTTACCAGGAATGCAACTTTCAAAAACATTGGTATTGTTGGAATACAAGTCCTTGTTCACTGAAGAAAGCATGTATATATCCAAACTTATATCTTGGATGGAACCTTCTAAAAGAATTAGATTACCTGAAATCTCCACATTTGATCTTAGTCTATTTCTTCGGATCTGGATGAAGTCTGAGATAAGAACCATCAGAATAAAGCCCTGACAATCCAAAATAGAAGAAAGTATTTTAACCTCTCCCGAGTACCAAATACTATAGTTGGCATTATCGTATACCTCtacttcttccttttcgaAACTGACATTCTCTGCCTTTAATCTAGTGAGTAACCATTTACCAATAAGTAACTGAACTCGATTTTGACTCTGCCCGAAATGCTTATCATTGTGATTAGATCCACATGCTGGAGTAAAACTCTGCATGGCTTTTGTTGAGCATAAGCTTGTGTTTGTAACATATCTAAGAGCCAAACTGTCTAATTCCATATCCAACTTTACTAAGATGTTCGATtctctgtttcaattctctaTTTGCAACCTCGGCGGCTAACCTCAAATACGTCGTTCAAAACTCTTATAGATATATGACAGTTGAAAGGCTCAATTGATCTAGTATTCAGCTGTAGTTTACTTACAGGTGTTAAACGATTAAACGAAAAAACAGTCTTGTCGTTGTGCCGGAAAGCGGTAGTTTCTTTATGCTATGTATGGGCATGGATGAGCTTCAATTTTCGGTGAGTTCAAaggttttttttccttacCTATCACTATTATGCATTTTTGGACAAAATGCAGGTTTTATGAGAACACCAATGTTACACACCTGGAATCGTATTTAGACATCCTATACTGTACAAGTAGAGAGATAAATAAAAGGTCCGTTGGAGAAAGAAACTACAAACCCCTGGTATATCTGAAAATTTGCTTCGCAGCGTGATAAATAAATAAGTATTGTTGTGGGGATTCTACCGTTTTCAACCGTTGAGTTCTAAGCTGTCTTACTATCTGCTCAATGAGATCTTTATCGTAGCTATGAATAAACTCATCATCCTTAAAATCTATAGTTTTAGTGATTAAATGATCCAGCGCCATGTAAGTACCGGAGCGCCCAACGCCCGCAGAGCAATGTACGAAAATAGGATTAAACGGATCTGATGATGTATGTACATGTTTCATCAAATGATGCAGGGGCCCGATCTCCTCCGGTCTTTCCATATCACTCCATTGATCGTAATAGAAATGATTGACGGTTTTCACCGGAAAAGATGGGTCTGATGGTTTGAGAAGAATCTTACTGACAGTGTAATGTTGACAATTTTGAGTTAACACATTCTCCAATTCCAGGCCAAATGCAAAGTGAGACACATCCTCCGGACTTGGACCTGTTTTTTGAATGGCAGGAGAAAACATAGTTTCATTGAGAGAGCGGGGCCAATAAGCGTAAcatttttctcttccttGCTCTACAAGAGGAGTCACCATTACGACCGATATATCTTCTTCGGGCATTGCTGGTAAACCATCTGCCAGAATTGGGGCCAAGTATTAGGCAGTGGTCCCTGGCATGCAATGAAATGGCTAGGTGCTTTAGACTGCCCTTCTATTTGTAACCTAATGTCCGATGCATTGATATAGTCGTTCCCCTGCACTACCTTTAACTTGATCCTGGTTTTTTCATAAGTCTTGATGTTAGTGTAACGGTTCCTGGTCATATTACATTTTGCGTCAGAAACTCCAAACGTCCATTCCGAATCCCTCGGGTGCAATGCGCCATCCCTTATTCTTGCGTCCTCCTGCTGTCTGATGTACCTAAACTTGAGCAGAAGGTCTCTATCATCTTGATCCAGATATTTTGGTCTGGACATCCTATCAGAAGTCTTAAGCAACCCCATTTCGTAACGTAAACATAAACGCACAAAACCTTCTCTGTTATATGTTTGGAAATTCCCCAATGCAATTTATACAAAGGACCCCTCGTCCCAGTCTATTCTACTGTAACTTTCTCCTTTCTTCGAAAAAATATCTTCACATGAGACCGAATGGCTTTGACATGGACTATTCACAGCTTTACTTATAGGTAAATTCTGTATCTTTCgctctttttttttttttttttttcaatttcaattctgttCCTGAAGGACAACATATTATCTTTAGCATGGTTAACAAGCATTGAACGTAGGATTCGGCAGGGGAAAAAGGCTTATTATGTCGACGTTCTTCACTTGTTGACTATTCTCAACAGCATTTCCTTGTAAGCGGTTCAAAACCCTGTAATCTTTCGCATTTAAATTACATCAAACACAATGGCACTTAGACAGGCTAGCCAAGTCACGGCCTTATGTGAAACTGTCTAAGGGAAACAGATATCTGCGTGCGATTGTGGGTTGGTTGGTGATCTCGTGTGGCGGACCTTTGGGTCGTGCATATTTACATTACCCGGCCACACATAATCCTTATCTTATTTCTTCCTTATGCTTCGTCTGTTAGTAGCATACTGGCGCATTTTTTCCTGATTCCAAAGGAAAGGCGAAATTTGATGAGACTGGCATCGAATATGCATGTCACCTTAGGCAAGTGGGTTGAGGAATAGTAATAGGTGAAGGTAAGTTTTTGGTTTACACCCCACTCCTGGAATGTTTGAATATATGTTTCAttgttatatatatatgtcTGTATACTATTACTGAGATACAGAAGGAGGAGCTTGATTTGTTTGAGTACTGTCTGCTTTTATCGTTTGAGGCAATGCCtttctgttgatttttGGCATCTGAAGTTCAACTCTTTTAAAGGAATAAATACAGAGGGAGGGGACAGAGAGGCTACAATTCTCATAATTGTAACATTACATTGCTACTGGCTATTGTTGCACATATCTCTTTCCCATAACATTGGGTCATCggtctttttcttttacgTAAATTTACTGTATGTCCAACTTACAAGGGTCCTATGGGACTAAATCGTTTCTCTCGATGACTGGCTTGAAAGCCAGTCAATCCGAGCAAGACATCAGCACCTCTCATTCTAGGATCAACCTGTCTCAGATGAAATTAAATAAATTGTTGGAGGGGAAAAAATGGGAGAATTTAGAAAGTTTTGggttggaagaattgagaAATGGGTTCTTCGATCCAGTCTATACTGGATACGAACGATTACAACCAACTGATCCGACTGATGTA from Kluyveromyces lactis strain NRRL Y-1140 chromosome D complete sequence harbors:
- the RTT106 gene encoding Rtt106p (similar to uniprot|P40161 Saccharomyces cerevisiae YNL206C RTT106 Regulator of Ty1 Transposition - same phenotype as RTT101 - RTT105 disruption causes increase in Ty1 transposition. Isolated from the same screen as the other named RTT genes.) translates to MPNFLEKLSESLREKVLHIVSKEPDSISIFQEVYNCGKDSQDEDIDNKKRKLTTTDTLSVNDENVVFELQDVSVLSPLRKKLTVLIAVDERDQSPMISFNKNNNVEYVINNIKQSVKFSTFLPFPEKKNLVYLYMNYERDGSNADPVLITLNKEQILKQFKERNLLKAEDSDFQLCVDYMRRQAILTGFRISDPFSKSVMDSHHSFFVDCHRGSKEGTLFFLPEHIIFGFKKPILLFESKQIDAITYSSITRLTFNVTLITKDGERFEFSMIDQNKFSEIDEYVKKKQVEDKSMSDELKAKTPKSGQTSDQSALKEALEESGTLDTMNGESDDEDDQNFEEESDLSDGSGSGDDDEDDDDDDDDEDDDSIEKGDDGEEEEDDNEEEEQEEEEKEEQEQEQNRQILNRASPNAAPSNHFSMEIDEIPDLLDENGLIQDIPITMDDDNDEEEEEGSGVEYD
- the MER1 gene encoding Mer1p (weakly similar to uniprot|P16523 Saccharomyces cerevisiae YNL210W MER1 Protein with RNA-binding motifs required for meiosis- specific mRNA splicing; required for chromosome pairing and meiotic recombination) — encoded protein: MELDSLALRYVTNTSLCSTKAMQSFTPACGSNHNDKHFGQSQNRVQLLIGKWLLTRLKAENVSFEKEEVEVYDNANYSIWYSGEVKILSSILDCQGFILMVLISDFIQIRRNRLRSNVEISGNLILLEGSIQDISLDIYMLSSVNKDLYSNNTNVFESCIPGKTDNIFQIETEAENVTPTEESLVLSRLQVSYLIGHEGQRIEFLRSEAGVNIKIMPIEKRLSNFDLKNPRNTTQEVRIYGKLQNVHRCIVLIEQHLRMFSVPRPRDNRFF
- the RIO2 gene encoding protein kinase RIO2 (highly similar to uniprot|P40160 YNL207W Saccharomyces cerevisiae RIO2 Protein required for cell viability), which produces MKLDTSHMRYLTADDFKVLQAVEQGSRNHEVVPTQLIHNISGMRSASGTNRSISDLAKLSLVSKLRNSKYDGYRLTYNGYDYLALKSMLNRDTLYSVGTTIGVGKESDIYQVSDRSGESKVLKIHRLGRTSFHTIKNNRDYLRNGQSASWMHLSKLAANKEYQFMTMLYDRNFEVPQPFDNSRHCVLMEHIRGYPMRRLGKHKNLPKLYSDLMCFIVKLANHGLIHCDFNEFNIMIKDEPEGEDDPGYVVIDFPQCISIQHQDAAYYFKRDVDCIRRFFKKKLKYEPQEDATFLDTDGFGDGFKYPHPVFERDIERCDNLDELVKASGFTKKHPGDRDLELAVQSMRDEEYTKERQNEDDSDYEVQNESDYSAYSDSSDISDDELSDSESEGDEENERIIEAISNGVSNLKIDSLGNYILEE
- the SSB2 gene encoding Hsp70 family ATPase SSB2 (highly similar to uniprot|P40150 Saccharomyces cerevisiae YNL209W SSB2 Ribosome-associated molecular chaperone heat shock protein of HSP70 family proposed to be involved in the folding of newly synthesized polypeptide chains homolog of SSB1) → MAEGVFPGAIGIDLGTTYSCVATYENSVEIIANEQGNRVTPSFVAFTPEERLIGDAAKNQAALNPKNTVFDAKRLIGRRFDEESVQSDMKTWPFKVIDSNDAPLIEVEYLGETKTFSPQEISSMVLTKMKEIAEAKIGKKVEKAVVTVPAYFNDAQRQATKDAGAIAGLNVLRIINEPTAAAIAYGLGAGKSDKERHVLIFDLGGGTFDVSLLHIAGGVYTVKSTSGNTHLGGQDFDTNLLEHFKTEFKKKTGLDISGDARALRRLRTAAERAKRTLSSVAQTTVEVDSLFDGEDFEATITRARFEDINAALFKSTLEPVEQVLKDAKIAKSQIDEVVLVGGSTRIPKVQKLLSDFFEGKQLEKSINPDEAVAYGAAVQGAILTGQSTSDETKDLLLLDVAPLSLGVGMAGDVFGVVVPRNTTVPTIKRRTFTTVADHQTTVTFPVYQGERVNCKENTLLGEFDLKGVPPMPAGEPVLEAIFEVDANGILKVTAVEKSTGKSANITISNAIGRLSSEEIEQMVNQAEEFKAADEAFAKKHEARQRLESYISSVEQTVTDPVLSAKIKRNAKAKVEAALAEAFSTLQIEDASTDDLRKAEVGLKRAVTKAMSTR